In the genome of Bradyrhizobium sp. CB3481, the window TAGCCGCGCAGTGGCGTAATAGGGATTGCCCTGGCTTTCATATTGCGCGCGGATCGGCGCACGAAACTTCTCTTCCTCTTCCGCCGACCAGGTCTCGCCCTTGGCTTCGATATTGTCGCGTCGTACTTGACTGAGCACCATCGAGGCCTGCTCGCCGCCCATCACCGAGATACGGGCATTCGGCCACAGCCAGAGAAAGCGCGGGCTATAGGACCGCCCGCACATGCCGTAATTGCCGGCGCCGTAAGAGCCGCCGATCACGACGGTGAATTTCGGCACGCCCGCGGTTGCGACCGCGGTCACCAGCTTGGCGCCGTCGCGCGCAATGCCGCCGGCCTCGTATTTCTTGCCAACCATGAAGCCCGTGATGTTCTGCAAAAACACCAGCGGAATATTGCGCTGGCAGCACAATTCGATGAAGTGTGCGCCCTTCAGCGAGCTCTCGCTGAACAGGATGCCGTTATTGGCGATGATGCCAACCGGATGGCCCCAGATATGGGCGAAGCCGCAGATCAGCGTAGTGCCATAGAGCTTCTTGAATTCATCGAACTCCGAGCCGTCGACGATCCGCGCAATGATGTCGTGGACGTCGAACGGTTTTCTGCCGTCGGCGGAGACGACGCCGTAGATTTCCTCGGCGGGGAATAACGGCTCGCGAGGCTCACGCATGTTGAGCGCAGCCTTGGTGGGTTGCTTCAAGGTAGCGACGATGCGCCGGGCGATCCCGATCGCATGCGCATCGTTTTGCGCGTAATGATCGGTGACGCCGGAATGCCGCGAATGCACGTCGGCGCCGCCGAGCTCTTCGGCGGAAACAACCTCGCCGGTCGCCGCCTTCACCAGCGGCGGCCCGCCGAGGAAGATGGTGCCCTGATTGCGCACGATGATGCTCTCGTCCGACATCGCCGGCACGTAAGCGCCGCCGGCGGTGCAGGAGCCCATCACGATGGCGATCTGCGGAATGCCCATCGAGGACATCTGCGCCTGGTTATAGAAGATACGACCGAAATGCCGCTCGTCCGGAAAGATCTCGTCCTGCATCGGCAGGAAGGCGCCACCGGAATCGACCATGTAGACGCAAGGAAGATTGTTCTGCCGCGCGATGTCCTGCGCGCGCAGGTGCTTTTTCACCGTCATCGGGTAGTAGGTGCCGCCCTTGATGGTGGCATCATTGGCCACGATGATACATTCGCGGCCCGAAATGCGCCCCACGCCGGTAATCACGCTCGCCGAATGGACGTCACCGCCATAAAGGCCATTGGCGGCCAGCGGCGACAGTTCGAGGAAGGCGGTGCCGGGATCGACCAGCAGGTCGACGCGCTCGCGCGCCAGCATCTTGCCGCGCGAGGTATGCCGCTTGCGTGACGCCTCGCCGCCGCCGCCGGAGACCACCTTGAGCTTCTCGCGCAGCTCGGCCACGAGACCACGCATCACGTCGGCGTTGCGGGCAAATTCAGACGATGTGGGATCGATGGTGGAATGAAGCGGCATGGTTGGCGTTTCTTTTAGATGCTGGAGTGCCCTGATGGCCTTCACGAGGAGCGGAACCGCGCTCTCAAAGTTGACGTGATAGCCTGTACCATCTTTGGCCGAATGTGAAGTTCAAGCGGTCTTTTCGAACAGCTCCCGGCCGATCAGCATGCGGCGGATTTCGGATGTGCCGGCGCCGATCTCGTAGAGCTTGGCGTCGCGGAGCAGCCGCCCGGTCGGGTAGTCGTTGATGTAGCCGTTGCCGCCCAGAAGCTGGATGGCGTCGAGCGCGCATTGCGTGGCTTTTTCGGCCGCATAGAGAATGGCGCCGGCGGCGTCCTCGCGGGTGGTCTCGCCGCGGTCACAGGCCTTGGCGACCGCATAGACATAGGCGCGCGAGGCGTTCATCGTCGTGTACATGTCGGCGATCTTGCCCTGCACCAGTTGAAACGTGCCGATCGGCTCGCCGAACTGCTTGCGCTCGTGGACATAAGGCAGCACCACGTCCATGCAGGCCTGCATGATGCCAATCGGCCCCGCCGCCAGCACCGCGCGCTCGTAGTCGAGGCCCGACATCAAGACGTTGACGCCGCGGCCGACCTCGCCGAGCACATTCTCTTCCGGCACCTCGCAATCTTCGAACAGCAATTCGCAGGTGTCGGAGCCGCGCATGCCGAGCTTGTCGAGCTTTTGCGCGGTGGAAAATCCCTTCATGCCCTTTTCGATCAGAAAGGCGGTCATGCCGCGCGGACCGGCCTCCGGATTGGTCTTGGCATAGACCACCAGCGTATCGGCCTCGGGGCCGTTGGTGATCCACATCTTGTTGCCGTTCAGCACGAAGCGGTCGCCCTTCTTCTCGGCGCGGGTCTTCATCGAGACCACGTCGGAACCTGCGCCCGGCTCTGACATCGCCAGCGAGCCGACATGCTCGCCGGAGATCAGTTTTGGCAAATATTTGCGCTTCTGCACCGCGTTGCCGTTGCGGCGGATCTGGTTGACGCAGAGGTTGGAATGCGCGCCGTAGGACAGGCCGACCGCGGCGGAAGCGCGGGATATTTCCTCGACCGCGATGCAGTGCTCGAGATAGCCGAGGCCGGCGCCGCCATACTCCTCCTCGACCGTGATGCCGTGCAGGCCGAGCGCGCCGATCCTGGGCCAGAGGTCGCGCGGGAATTGGTTGCTGCGGTCGATTTCGGTGGCGCGCGGGGCGATTTCGTTCTGCGAGAACGCATACACCGTCTCGCGGATGGCGTCCGCAGTCTCGCCAAGGTCGAAGTTCAGCAGCAGCGCCCGGTTTGAGGCCATCATTTCCTCCGACTTTCGTCCTAGAATTAAACGATCATACGTTTTTTTAACGCAGTCGCAAGCGGAACCTGTATAAGCCCGTATGCACGCTACAGGCAATTGAAATTGCTGTCTTTTCGTGCCACAATTATACGATCGCTTGCTTGTTTCCACCAAGCCGGCAAACGCCCACTTTCGAGAGGCCCCATGGCGCGGACGATCGGCTCACACGGCCCCAAGACGATGGAGGCGATCCGCAAGGCTGGGCTGCGCCTGATCTTCGAGCATGGCTACGCCGCGATGAGCCTGCGCCAGCTCGCGGCCGAAGTCGGGATCCAATCGGGCTCGCTCTACAACCATATCTCGACCAAGCAGGAATTGCTGTTCGACCTGATACGGGACCACATCAACGAACTGCTTCGCCAGCTCGACCGCGCCCTGGAAGGCAAGCAGCGGCCGGCCGACAAGCTGCGCGCCTTCACTGCCTTCCACGTTACCTACCACATGACCAAGAAGCGCGAGGTCTTCATCGCCAATTCCGAGCTGCGCAGCCTCGAGCAGAAAAATTACGAGGAGATCGTGGCGCTGCGCGGCGCCTATGAGCGGCGGCTGGCGGACATCCTCAGCGAAGGCGTCGCCGAGTGCGAGTTCGATGTCGTAGATATCCAGGTGGCGACCTTTGCGATCCTGGCCCTGTTGACCGGCCTGACCACCTGGTACCGACCCGGCGGCCGCCTCACGAAGGAGGCCATCGTCGCCGCCCATGAGAAGATGGTACTGTCGGGCGTCGCCCCCAGCGCGGCGTCGGAGCGGGCTCGAACCAAGCGCGCGCCTTCCCGCCTCGCAGCGCGCGGCAAGCCGGCGCGCCGGTGAGATGCCCATGACGGAACGCCCGCCCCTCGACGAGATCGACCTGAAAATACTGTCGGAGCTGCAGCGGGACGGGCGCATCCGCAACAACGAGCTGGCGGAACGGGTTGGCCTCTCGGAGCCGCCGTGCCGGCGCCGCGTCCGCGCCCTGCGCGAGCGCGGTTACGTCAGCGCCATCAGGGCCACGCTCGACGAAAAGCTGCTGGGCTACGAGGTGATTTCCTTTGTCCTGATCCAGCTGCAGAGCCAGGCCCAGGGTCCGCTGCAGACGTTCGAGAGATCGGTCGCTGCGCTGCCATTGGTCCTGCAGGTCTGGCGGATTTCGGGCGACGCCGACTACCTTCTCAAATGCGTGGCGCGAAACGTCGAGGGCACGCACCAGCAGCTTCTGCAGTTCTCAGCGATGCCCGAGGTCCGCAACATCAGGACGTTCCCGGTGCTCGGCGCCGCCAAGGATGCGCCGCTGCCGATCCCGTCGAGCCCGATAGCGTCGGATCCGTCCCGATAGCCTGCCCGCCATGCGGGCGCGCGGCACGACCGGCTCTAGTGGGTCCAGGGCTCGACGCGCTTGAAGGCGAAATTGTCGGCGTAGGCGACCGCCCGCTGCACCGAATCCTTCGGCTCGATCACCTGGTAGGCAATGCCCTTGCGCTCGCAATAGGCGATCGCGTCTTCCTTGGTGTCGAACCGCAGGGTGAGCTGCTGCTTCATGTCGGTCGAAGCGGTCCAGCCCATCAGCGGCTCCACGGCCCGCGGGTGCTCCGGCTCATAGTCAAGCTGCCATTCCTGGGCGTTGGCCCGGCCCGATTGCATCGCGTTCTTGGCGGGCTTGAAAATCCGTGCGGTCATGGATGGTCGGGTCCTCGATCGATCTGCGACATGGTAACGGTTGGTGGAAACGGCCGGGATAGTATAGAGACACCTTTCAGAGAATTGAGCGGTGATTCCAGAAACCCGGATGTACCATTTCCGTACCGGTATAGTCATTATGCCGTACTGTGACAATCTAGGGCTATCCGGCGCCCGGGACCCCGGCTTGCGGCGCGATCTCCCCGAAGGCATCACGA includes:
- a CDS encoding carboxyl transferase domain-containing protein, with protein sequence MPLHSTIDPTSSEFARNADVMRGLVAELREKLKVVSGGGGEASRKRHTSRGKMLARERVDLLVDPGTAFLELSPLAANGLYGGDVHSASVITGVGRISGRECIIVANDATIKGGTYYPMTVKKHLRAQDIARQNNLPCVYMVDSGGAFLPMQDEIFPDERHFGRIFYNQAQMSSMGIPQIAIVMGSCTAGGAYVPAMSDESIIVRNQGTIFLGGPPLVKAATGEVVSAEELGGADVHSRHSGVTDHYAQNDAHAIGIARRIVATLKQPTKAALNMREPREPLFPAEEIYGVVSADGRKPFDVHDIIARIVDGSEFDEFKKLYGTTLICGFAHIWGHPVGIIANNGILFSESSLKGAHFIELCCQRNIPLVFLQNITGFMVGKKYEAGGIARDGAKLVTAVATAGVPKFTVVIGGSYGAGNYGMCGRSYSPRFLWLWPNARISVMGGEQASMVLSQVRRDNIEAKGETWSAEEEEKFRAPIRAQYESQGNPYYATARLWDDGVIDPADTRLVLGLGLSAAANAPIESTKFGLFRM
- a CDS encoding isovaleryl-CoA dehydrogenase, translating into MASNRALLLNFDLGETADAIRETVYAFSQNEIAPRATEIDRSNQFPRDLWPRIGALGLHGITVEEEYGGAGLGYLEHCIAVEEISRASAAVGLSYGAHSNLCVNQIRRNGNAVQKRKYLPKLISGEHVGSLAMSEPGAGSDVVSMKTRAEKKGDRFVLNGNKMWITNGPEADTLVVYAKTNPEAGPRGMTAFLIEKGMKGFSTAQKLDKLGMRGSDTCELLFEDCEVPEENVLGEVGRGVNVLMSGLDYERAVLAAGPIGIMQACMDVVLPYVHERKQFGEPIGTFQLVQGKIADMYTTMNASRAYVYAVAKACDRGETTREDAAGAILYAAEKATQCALDAIQLLGGNGYINDYPTGRLLRDAKLYEIGAGTSEIRRMLIGRELFEKTA
- a CDS encoding TetR/AcrR family transcriptional regulator; its protein translation is MARTIGSHGPKTMEAIRKAGLRLIFEHGYAAMSLRQLAAEVGIQSGSLYNHISTKQELLFDLIRDHINELLRQLDRALEGKQRPADKLRAFTAFHVTYHMTKKREVFIANSELRSLEQKNYEEIVALRGAYERRLADILSEGVAECEFDVVDIQVATFAILALLTGLTTWYRPGGRLTKEAIVAAHEKMVLSGVAPSAASERARTKRAPSRLAARGKPARR
- a CDS encoding Lrp/AsnC family transcriptional regulator translates to MTERPPLDEIDLKILSELQRDGRIRNNELAERVGLSEPPCRRRVRALRERGYVSAIRATLDEKLLGYEVISFVLIQLQSQAQGPLQTFERSVAALPLVLQVWRISGDADYLLKCVARNVEGTHQQLLQFSAMPEVRNIRTFPVLGAAKDAPLPIPSSPIASDPSR
- a CDS encoding ETC complex I subunit; translation: MTARIFKPAKNAMQSGRANAQEWQLDYEPEHPRAVEPLMGWTASTDMKQQLTLRFDTKEDAIAYCERKGIAYQVIEPKDSVQRAVAYADNFAFKRVEPWTH